In Juglans microcarpa x Juglans regia isolate MS1-56 chromosome 7D, Jm3101_v1.0, whole genome shotgun sequence, the following are encoded in one genomic region:
- the LOC121238355 gene encoding fasciclin-like arabinogalactan protein 12, with amino-acid sequence MHAKMGKLQVCSCFFQSLLLVCFFQYCTTTLGQPAQAPALPAVAPAKPANAPASAPTPPGPPDVTKILQKAGGFTILIRLLKRTAVADQIKGQLNDTKNGFTLFAPNDAAFSNLKSGTLNSLSDEQKIRLIQFHTLPTYYSLANFQTVSNPLRTQAGDTNPGDYPLNVTSVGNQVNISTGLVNASVSGTVYSDNQLAVYQVDKVLLPLDIFVAKPPVPAPAPAPTKPKAKKKTAGSPESSTSATTTSTVVNSDAVRFTEQAVMVSVGVSVFVAALSML; translated from the coding sequence ATGCATGCAAAGATGGGCAAGCTGCAGGTTTGTAGTTGTTTTTTTCAGTCTCTTctacttgtttgtttttttcagTACTGCACCACAACCTTAGGCCAGCCAGCTCAGGCCCCAGCCTTGCCAGCCGTGGCCCCGGCTAAGCCTGCCAATGCCCCGGCATCAGCCCCGACACCACCTGGCCCTCCAGACGTCACCAAAATCCTCCAAAAAGCCGGCGGTTTCACAATCCTAATCCGCCTTTTAAAGAGGACTGCAGTGGCTGACCAAATCAAAGGGCAACTCAACGATACAAAGAATGGCTTTACTCTTTTTGCGCCAAACGATGCTGCATTTTCAAACCTTAAATCGGGTACTCTAAATTCTCTCAGCGACGAACAAAAGATCCGTCTCATACAGTTTCATACCTTACCCACTTATTATTCTTTGGCAAACTTCCAAACCGTGAGCAACCCATTGAGAACACAGGCAGGAGATACCAACCCTGGTGATTATCCATTAAATGTGACCTCAGTCGGAAACCAAGTAAACATTTCGACTGGTCTTGTCAATGCCTCAGTGAGCGGTACAGTATATTCTGATAATCAGCTTGCTGTTTATCAAGTGGACAAAGTTCTTCTTCCTTTGGATATTTTTGTCGCAAAGCCTCCGGTACCAGCACCAGCACCGGCCCCAACAAAACCTAAGGCTAAGAAGAAGACAGCAGGCAGTCCAGAGAGCAGTACTAGTGCTACTACTACTTCTACAGTGGTTAATTCTGATGCAGTGAGATTCACAGAACAAGCAGTAATGGTGTCTGTCGGAGTTTCTGTTTTTGTTGCTGCATTATCTATGctatag
- the LOC121238070 gene encoding fasciclin-like arabinogalactan protein 12 translates to MIRQALFVLSVVLVFLFHSVTILAQPTAAPSPPVVAPVQPTTPPTAPAKPPTPAATPPTQPANAPVQSAQVPKQKGPTDIIKILTKAHGYSVFIRLLKSTGVAGQLFGQLNNSNIGFTIFAPVDSAFSNLKAGTINSLSDLQKTELIQFHILNTMVALSNFQTLSNPVPTEAGDASDGEFPLNVTTAGNQVNISTGLVNTTLGGTIYLDNQLAIYQVDKVLLPLDIFSPKPKVAAAPKLSKPDAADSPSGGVDVAAKVDASGAMCLRRNGMLLSIGVAMAAFFMVKGT, encoded by the coding sequence ATGATCAGACAGGCTCTCTTTGTCCTTTCAGTTGTACTTGTTTTTCTCTTCCATAGCGTTACAATTTTAGCCCAACCGACTGCGGCTCCATCACCACCCGTTGTTGCTCCAGTTCAACCAACCACTCCCCCAACTGCACCCGCTAAACCACCAACCCCGGCCGCCACGCCCCCAACCCAGCCAGCAAATGCCCCAGTCCAGTCTGCCCAAGTCCCCAAACAAAAAGGTCCTACCGACATCATCAAAATCCTAACGAAGGCTCATGGTTACTCGGTATTTATCCGCCTATTAAAGAGCACTGGAGTGGCAGGACAACTATTCGGGCAGCTCAACAATTCAAACATTGGGTTTACCATCTTTGCTCCAGTAGATAGTGCATTTTCAAACCTCAAAGCAGGCACTATAAACTCTTTGTCTGACCTACAAAAGACAGAATTAATACAATTTCACATCTTGAATACCATGGTTGCTTTGTCAAACTTTCAGACCTTGAGCAATCCAGTGCCGACAGAGGCTGGAGATGCTAGCGATGGTGAGTTCCCGCTAAACGTGACCACTGCCGGCAATCAAGTGAACATCTCAACTGGCCTTGTGAATACCACATTGGGTGGTACAATATATTTAGATAACCAGCTTGCTATATATCAAGTGGACAAAGTACTTCTTCCTCTTGACATTTTTTCTCCTAAGCCTAAAGTAGCAGCAGCCCCCAAACTCTCTAAGCCAGATGCTGCAGACAGTCCATCTGGGGGTGTTGATGTCGCTGCCAAAGTGGATGCGTCTGGTGCAATGTGCCTTCGTAGGAATGGAATGTTGCT